Part of the Clostridiales bacterium genome is shown below.
CTCAAAATAACATAATCCTATTTATGCCATATTTCAAATTACGAATTGCAGTTATCGTAACTTTACAGAATTATATTATATTTTACTAAATAAGTCAAATAATGATCTATAATGAGAGTGCATATTTTATATTTGAAGAATATTTATACACCTCTATAATGGGGATTCCCCCATTTTACTATATAAAAGTCAATATTTGCTATATCCCATCAGCAACAGATATATATTCAACTATTCTGGCTGTTTAATATGTTGGATAACTTTTACAATAGTATTAATGATTTACAGTTAAGTTACATGGTTTGTATAGTTACCTTATTTATATTGAAACTGTTTCTTAAATATGTTATACTAACTACAATTGGTCGGAAATTAAAATTGATGAATGGATCTTGATTGAGATGTCCCTGTTCTTGATCTTTAAGATCCATTTGCTACGTTTATATAAGGTGAATGTCCATGTAGTTTGGGATGGCAATGAGGTCAAATAATACTGGCACAATTTTATAAAGGGATATCACTTTCATCACTCAAATTTACCTTTCCCATACCTAAATTCATGAAGGGCATCCGGCTTTTAAATCTTCCGGTAAGTACCGTGTTCTGGGCTGGAAAAGCCAGATAATATCTAAGTATTATACAAGAAAGGAATAGCTAAAATGGTAAAACCTGAAATAATATTATTTGATTATGGTCAAACACTTTTATCAGAGCATCATCGAGATCATTTAATAGGATTTGAGGCGCTGATGTCAAAAGCAGTTAAAAATCCAAAGAAAGTAACTGCCAAACAAGTTTTTGAATTTGCAAAAGACTTTCGTGAAAATATAGATACATTAGGAGGGGAAAGGCTGCCGTTTTTAGAACTCGAAATCCATAACCATTTTTTTATAAAATATATTTCCGAATATTTCGGACTCGAATTTAACTTTTCCCCTAATGAAATGGAACAGTTTTACTGGGATACTATTGCCCCGGCTGAACTGACCTTGCATATAAAAGAACTGCTTGATTATCTATATGAAAGTAATATCCGAACAGCAGTTATCAGCAATCTTTCATATAGTATTGAAACATTATCAAAAAGGATAAACCGGTATCTACCGCAAAATCATTTTGAATTCCTGATTACCTCAAGTGAGTATATATACCGGAAGCCTCATCCCAGAATATTTGAGCTGGCACTTGCTAAGGCTGATGTGAAGGCCTCTATGGCATGGTATTGTGGTGACAATGCTTATTGCGATGTGACAGGTGCTTCAAAGAGTGGCCTGTTTCCCGTATGGTATACCGGTGCTGCTAATTATAAACAAGACAAGCCTTCCATAGATCATTTAAAAATAAATGACTGGAAGCAATTAATTTATATACTTAAAAAACTCTAAACAAAAAGTCATATCGATTTTATCAATTTGGATGAAGAATAGCAATATTTACATTAATAAATCCTCGATTCGTAATATGAAATCAGGCATAAAATCGAAGTAAATAAATATTGTCAGTTCTGCTGTATACATGATATGAAAAAAAGGAGTTGCCTCCTAATCGTTAATACTTTTGAGGCAGCTCCTCTTTTTCAAAAGAAAATTATACAGATGCTACTTTTTATCTATATCTTTCTTATAAGCTTCAAACTGGCTCTTATAAGCATTGATGACATCGTCAATACCTGCCTTTTTAAGAAGGTCTAAGGCATTCTTGATATTGCTATCATAGTCCTTTACCCCGCATGCAATCGGCGCAATAACAGCCTTGATCTGGGTGTTTACATCAGTAATCTGGGTTTGAACACTAGAAGCATCAAAGGTAAAGCTGCTCGCAATCCCATCGGTAATATTAGTTCTCTTGCTGTAAAGAAGTTCGTTTGTAGCTTTTGGAGTTCCCGTTGCAGTACGCTCAAAATTCAAATTTCCAATCATCCAGTCTGCAAAGGAATAAAGCGGCGTATTTGTTGCAGAATTTACAATATCCTCTCGGCTACGTTCTCCAACTTTTTTATAATCGGTTCCCTCGCGTCCATACAGGAAGAGGTCGTAATTGTCCTGATTTGCATAAATCCAGTTTACAACTTTAACACCAGCTTCGGGATGTTTGCTGGAAACAGGAATAGCCTGCATGTTTCTTGTACCATAAGGACGAAGGAATTGTTTATTAGGTGCAAAATCAAGCATTTTAAAATCATCAACGGTAATATCCGGATAATTCTTTTTTATGTTATCAATTGAACTACCATAGGTTCCGAAATGGACAAACCAGTCTCCTGAATTTAACTGATTGTTCAATTGGTCGGATGTGAAGGAAAGAACATCGGGATTAATCAAACCCGATTTATACCATTCCCTTGCATTTGCACAATCTTTTTTAAATTCTTCTGTTTCAAAAAAGTTTTTGATTGTACCATCCTGGTTTACATAAACCATTTTTTCATATATTGTATATGGCCAAGTATCATACGTCTTTGCACAAGGTCCAAAATCAACACTGTCTGATCCCAGAATGGGAATGTAAGGTTTGCCGTTCCCTTTCCATTCCTTCATAATCTTCACATAATCGCTTGTTAATTCTTCAAAAGTGGTAGGAACGGTATTAATTCCATATTTTTTTAGAATATCCAGACGAATTGTAATTTCAGGACTAGTAGCGGATTCAAACCAGTAAGCCGGAATTCCGTATTGTGTCCCTTTAACCTGTCCATTTTTTATAGCGCTGTCAGGGGTATTCTTTAAAATGTTCCCTCCAAACTGTTTCATTGCTTTCGTAATGTCTGCTAATGCGTTACGGGATGCATAATTGGAAAGCGTGACACGGTCATTCATGACGCTGAACATATCAAATTCTTCTCCAGTAGAAAGCATTATGTTAATTTTCTGATCCCAAGAGTCCCACGGAATATACTGAATAGACAATTTCACTCCCACACCATCTTTTGCCATCTTGTCATTAATCATTTTGATGACTTTGCTATAATCTGTGGGTGCATCACCTGGCACAACGTATTTACAAGTTACAGCATTGCTGCCAGTGGATTGAGTCTTTTCCTTGGATGAATTATTTCCTGTACATCCGGAAATGATGAGGCATAAAAAAACTGCACTCAGTAACATCGCAAAAAACCTTTTTTTCATAATAACTCTCCTCCTAAAATATTATTATATTATATAATTAGCCCTTTACAGAGCCAATAATCAAACCTTTAACATAATAACGCTGCAAAAATGGATACAGTAAAACAATAGGCCCTATTGTAACAATAGCCGTAGCCATCTTCAGGGATTCCGAAGGCGGCGTAACGCTGCCTGTCCCGCTGAGAAACTGAAGATCACGCAGCATGGATATCTGCGATTTTAATTGAAGCAGCAAATATTGTACAGGATAAAGATTTTTATTGTCCACAAGCATGATAGCGTTCCACCAGTCATTCCAATAACCTAAGCCGTAAAACAGACCAATTGTGGCCAGTACGGGCACACATAACGGAAAATAAATTTTAAACGCAATTATAATGTCGTTAGCGCCATCAATGGTAGCAGACTCACGCATGGAATCCGGAATACCGCTTATAAAATTTCTCGTTAAAAACAGGTTAAATGGATTAAAAAGCAAATTAGGAACAAGCAATGACCAAATATTATTTCTCAAATGGAGTGTAGTACATATTAGGTACCAAGGAACAATACCCGAGCTAAAAACCATAGGGATAAAAAAGAACATTGCAAGAGCGTTTCTATATTTAACATTTTTGTTTGCCATCGTATATGCGGCAGAACCCGTTATTACTATAGCCAAAAGTGTTCCGACAACTGTTATAAAAATAGAAATAACATACCCTCTTATCACGCTTGAACCTCTCTGAAACATAAGCTTGTAAGCAAATAAAGAATATTTTTTGGGAAAAAAGCTATAGCCATATCTCATAATAGTGGATTCATCAGTGATAGAAACCATTAAGGTTAGAATCATTGGAAGCAAACAAGCTATGGTGAATAAAAGGATGAAAAATGAGATAATGACATTCGCTGTCGATATTTGTCTTTTATAATGAACTTTTTTCATTATTATAAACACCTTCCCATAACTTAATACAATGCGCCGTCAGGATAGAATTTTCTTGCAACATAGTTGGAACCATATACCATGACAAATCCTATGGCTGACTGGAATAAACCGATAGCCATTGCCTGCGCCGGATCTCCCACCTGCCGCAGAGCCCGGAACAAATACGTATCAATAATATCAGTTGTTGAATAAAGAGTTCCGTTATCCCCAACAAGGGCATAAATCATACCAAAATCACCGAATATAATTTTTCCAATTGCTAAGAGTGTCATAATAATTATCGTCGGCATTAATAGAGGAATTGTAATTTTCGTCATCTGTTGGAACCGGTTTGCCCCATCTATTGCCGCCGCTTCATAGATACCGGAATCAATTCCCGTTATAGCTGCTAAATAAATAATGGCATTCATTCCTGCCCCTTTCCAAATACGCATCAATACTAAGATGGTAGGCCATGCCTTGGGTTCTGTATACCAGTTGATGGCATTCATCCCAAACAATTTTAAACCCTTGTTTACAAGACCATACTGCGTAGAAAATAAGCTAAAGAGTATATAACTTACAACAACCCAGGAAAGATAATTTGGAAACAGCATAACAGATTGTGTTGTTTTAATAAACCATTTACATCTTAATTCGTTTAGCCCCAAAGCAATAAGCACAGCAGCGATCGTTCCTGTAATTATAAATAAAAGGTTCAAATAAATAGTATTGAATGTAACGCTAAACGCATATTTAGACTTAAAAAAGAATTCAAAATTTTTAAATCCTACCCACTTGCCATTAAAAATAATATCTAAAATGTTGCTTTTGTTATACCTGAATTTTTGAAAAGCTACCAACATATATGGATATGAACAATAACTGAATATAAAAACATATATCATTGCCGGAAGCGCGATAATATATGAAAATTTATTTTTGGCAATATCTTTTAATAGTCCATATTTTTTTTTATTCGATTTAGCCTTTTCCACTTTTGCCATCTCCTTTTACAATTAATATTAAACAATCTGTTTTATGTTAACTTAATGTAGATGGTTTTATTGTTATATACTTTTTAATTCTCTAATACAATATCAATCTAGAAAACTTTTAAAACTATTTTAATTAGCCAGTCTCTTTACACAGCTAAACGTCTAAATGATGATAAATATCCTGAACAGTCATAGAAACCATTGCAACGCTCTCATCAGAAGCGCCATAATATAAGTTTACAAAACCATTTTTCAGAGTAGCTCCGCAACCGAATATCACATTCCCGAAAAAACCATCTAATTCATATGGATATTCCGGTTCAATCAGCGGATATTCACTTCTGGCTAATACTTTCCATGGCTGATTCTTATCTAAGAGCATAACCCCCATACAATAACGGTTTTGTTCTGTTGCACCATGATAAAACTCTACCCATCCTTTTTCTGTCATAAATGGTGGAGCGCCTGCACCGATTCTGGCACAGTCCCATTTTCCCGGACGCACACCAGCAACAAACCGGTGCATACCGAAGCATCGCAAATCTGGAGATTCCGCTAACCACATTCCAGGTTTGGCAAAAGCAGAACTGCTTGGTCGATGAAGTGCATAATATTTGCCGTTTATTTTATCATTGAATAATACGGTATCTTTATTGTCCGGCTGAAACAAGATTCCTACCCTCTTTACAGAACTAAAATCATCTGTCATAGCCAGACCTACAACTGTCCCCCGGCAGGACGTAGCACTGTATGTAATATAATAATGACCGCCTATGTAACTAATACGTGCATCCTCGATCCCAAAAGCCTCATATTCATTTTCCGGTATCATAAATGGATAGTTATCTATCTTAAAATGCACGCCATCTTTGCTACGTGCCACTTGCAAGTGAGATATTGAGGTAAGATACTGTTTTTCTCCTACATAAAAGCTTCTCTGGTCATTGGTATCAGATATTTGTCCAAAAGGGAAAAAACGCGGCACTATTTTTTTTGTACTTTCATCGAATATAAGAGCTGTAATACCTCCTTCTCTCTGAATTGCCTTTTCTGCCACGCGAACAACAAGAACTGTTTCTTCTCCCATGGTTGCAGCACCTGCATTAAACGTACCTATTACTTTTGCATTATCACAATATGCAGGAATATTTTCCTTTCGGATAACGGGGTTTTCTTTTTCTCTGCAAATCATATATTTTAAACCGCCTTTCCCGTTTATATTTACTAAGTCTAATAATTTTGTAATCAGAATAGTTAAGTTATTATTACTTTACTCTATTTAAATATACAATCTTTTAATTAAAAAGTCAATATAATTAGACAATTATTACTATGGCAGAAGCATGAAACCGTAACCGCCTTTTACCACGGCTGAAATTGCAATAGGGTGTATAAAGATTATTTGAAGAATATTATGGAAAGAGCAATTAGCGGAAAGTCTTTAGAGTCTGTTAACTTTAGCTTCAGGATTAGCAGAATCAATGTTTGAGCGAAGATAAGTTTTGATTCTGCCCTGAACAAGTTTACAGACTCTTTAGGCTGTGAGCTTAGCGATTGGAATAATATTCTTCAAATATAAAATATGCACCCATTGCAATATTACTTGACTTGTTAAATATTATTTGATAATATAAAAATGTTAAGTAATTTATTAACTATTTTAAATAAAAGTGTAGGTTATAGTATGGATAGTAAAGTTACTATGCAAGATATTGCAGACATGTTAGATATTACTAAGGTTTCTGTTTCAAAGGCTATTAATAATCAGCCGGGAATCAGTGATAATCTGCGTGAGCAGATATTGACCACGGCTAAAAAAATGGGTTACCATAAAACAAATAACAGAGAAAAATCAACTAGCTATAATTTTGCTTGGATATGCCCGAAACGTTTTTTTTTAGAGGATGAAACTTTTTATACTACAATATATTATTATATAAATAAACGCCTCATGGAGAAAGACCATACCATTTCCTGCTTCGTCATAAATGATAAAGAAGAGAGTGAGAACAAACTCCCTCTGCAGTTTTCACAAGAATCTTTTGATGGTATCTTTATTGCCGGCGAGTTCGAACGAAGCTATTTGAAAAAACTTGAGATGATAGACTGTGCCAAGATTGCCATTGACTTTTATCTCCCGGATATGAACATCGATAGTATTGTTACCGATAATTTTTATACAGGTTTTGAGGCCACAAATTATCTGATTCGGAAAGGACATATGAAAATAGGCTTCGTGGGCAATATCAATAATACATCAAGCATATGTGATCGCTATTTTGGTTATCTTAAGGCACTTATGTTAAACGATCTTCCGGTTCGCAATGATTGGCGAATTGTAAATAATGATCCAGTTACTGGAGCTTATACATTGGATTTTAGCTTGCCTAAGGAATTGCCTACAAGCTTTGTATGCCATTGCGATAAAGCGGCCTTTATTTTAATGCAAAAGTTACATATCGAAGGCTATAAAGTACCTGAAGATGTTTCTGTGATTAGTTTCGATAATACAAGTATATGTGAACTTACAATCCCGAAACTTACCAGTATAGACATTAATCGAAAGCAGATCGCTTTACAAAGTATTGATCAAATGTTGCGTCGCTTGGAGCATACGGATTCTTCCCCTCGTAAGATATATTTGGGGGGTCATCTTGTTGAAAGAGATTCCATTACATCGCCCCGTAAGGAACAACTAATTCCATAGATGTTATTGTTGTTTTCTTGTTAAAGGATTTTTATTCTGCTTAGATTATATATCGGACTGTGCTGTAAATTGAGTATCTTTTATCGTTTGAATACATGCAATACGGAAGAAACTCCCGCAAAAATCAGCGCGGCAATCGGCCAAACCACCCAAGTAAATTCCCAATTGTTTGTATAAAAGCTCCATCCAAGATAGACTGCCACAATAATCGGCCAGTAGATGCCCGCGAATTTCGATACCTTTTTCGCATGCTCCTGTTCTTTCGGCTCAAACTCACCTTCACGCAGCAGTTGGTCATAACTATCTTTTATAGTCCCAGCAGTAATAAGAAGATATACCGCGACGGAGACGACCGCCAGCAGCAGGGCTACAAAGAATGATAACGTCATGTCTGAAGCCTCGAATATGCCAGTGACGATAAGAGGTACAGCACCCAAAATGCAGAGAACAACGCCAATTGCCGTATTCCGAACATACGTTATTTCAAATGCCACCCGTTTTTCCCTTATAATGCCCGATAAACCGTACTCAAGCTCAAAATTACTATTTTGCAGGTATTCAAAGCGTTTCATTTTTGCACTGTTGATAATGAATATGGTGACAGCCCCCGAGACCATCAATAATAGCGCTATAATGCCAACACCGTATGCGACGCTTTCAGTTACGGCGATGCCCTCCCCCGATACTGCGGACAGCAGAATCAATACAACTGGGGAGAGAATACATAACATAACGCCAAATGCAATCTGTCTTCCACAGTTGGCTTTATTCCCTAAAAAATCGTTCATTATTTACAACTTTGCAGCGGTGTGAACTTGTTGATTTCATGGGCAAAAGCCTTTCTGTCTCTCAACAGGAAGCACTACTTGAAATAAACCGGAGCTCTCTGTACTACAAACCCGTTGCTGCTGACAGCGACGATTTGTTAATCAAAATGCATATTGACAAGATTTATATCGCACATCCTGAGTTCGGATATCGTAGGATATGTGCATGGCTGAATCGCTATAATGGGATTGTTATCAACCATAAAGCAGTTCTGCGGCATATGCGTGAAATGGACATACAAGCAGTTTATCCGCGGGAAAATACAAGCAAGCAAGACCTTGCAAATCCAATATACCCATATTTGCTGAAAGGCCTGAATATCAGTCATCCGAATCAAGTCTGGAGAATAGGTCTGACTTACATCCCTTGAACAGGCTACCGCCCGCCCTTGACAACCGCGTATGTTATTGCATAAGCATGTTTACAGATATTGGAGGTTAACCTAACTTGTTTTTTTAAAATTTTTGTCTTGACAAAGGGGTGTACTTTAATGTAATAATTCTTTGCAAATAAATCTCGTTGGCCAAAACTCATATAAATAGAGAACAATAATACCCCCACAAAAAGACTTGAATTGTTGAGAAACAATTGGTAAGGCTTGATAGATTATTTCTGGATTATCGATCAACATCGTTGTATGCGGTGTCCAATCGTAACTTGTTCCAAATAACCCCTTTAAAGTGATAAGTTCTCTATTTGTGTCAGGCACGACAAAGAGTATCTTAGAGCCGCCAAATATTCTTTTAAAACTGGAATAATAATGGAAAAAAGATTTTTTGAACCGACAGGGCGTTGCTTATAATTATATACATAGACTGGAATTCACCTCGTTATCGTCAAGATTCCTGCACAAAAAGAGAACTTTTTAAATGTTATCTTGTTCTTGAAATGCTCTTTCAGTTCATCATATACAAAATAAAATTCATCCTCATCCCATCCTTCTCCGCATGCCTCCTTGCACGAATTCAATAGCAATCGGTTCTCAAAAGCAACGTCGCCGATTAAAATCTTCCCGTTGGCATGAAGCCGCTTGAACAGCGATTCAATAAGCAGAACTTTTTCTGCATCAGGCAGGTGGTGCAAAGAATATGTAGCAAGGATGAAATCAAAGCAGGCAGAAGAGATTTCAACGGGAAGCCCCTTGCTGAAGTCCGCTTGAATCAAGGTGGCATTCGGCATCTTTTCTCTGGCGATCCGTATCATTTCATGTGAAAAATCAACGCCGACGATCTGGCACCCTTGTTCATAAAGCTCCTTTGTCAAGGTTCCTGTACCAAAGCCGATGTCCAGCACAGACGCTTCTCTTTGGTTAAGTACCGCATTATATACTGCATTCAATATGTTTTTATAACCAGCAAATGGATAGTTATTCGCTTCATCGCACAGACCGACGCTTTTGTCATATCCGCCTGCCCACAAATCAAAACCTTTATTGTCAAGCATTTTTATATACTCCCTTATAAATCAGCAGTTCCCGAATTGCTATAAAAATTCCTGCTTACCGTGATGTTGTAAACTTTACACCCATAGCGCCATGCTTTCCCATATAATAAAAGATATAGCTTTTCCTTGGCGAAAGCTATATCTTTTTGGTGCGCCCGACAGGATTCGAACCTGCGGCCTTCTGATTCGTAGTCAGGCACTCTATCCAGCTGAGCTACGGGCGCATATTTCAACATCAATTATAATAACATATTGAATATTAAAAATCAAATACCCAAACTTTCAATTCGTAATTTGAACTTATGTTATTTTGAACACTCATTCGGCAGATTCAAGCTTTGTAAGTTCTAAGGCCAGCAGCCTTAAGAATCCAAAAACTTTTGAAACTCGCCTAAGCTCAGACAATCAAAAGCTCTAAGGATTCTTTGCGGCAGCAAAGCCAAGAACTTATCAAAACTTTCATAATGCTCATTCGTCGATCAAAATAGCATAATCCAATTTATGCCTGATTTCATATTGCGAATCAAATACCCAAACTGAGCTGTTCCGTAATAAAATTTTATTATGGAACAGCTCATATTTTAGCACCTAGTGATTTTTTAAAGGTGATATTGGTCTCCATTTAGAAAAGCTTTTCCTTTAATAAATGCTGAAAAATCGTCATCTGCCGGCACCTGCTGTGGTAATAGACTGATATGCACAAATACCACTTTTATATATATTTCTAATCAAACATTACTCTATGAAATCACATGCTGCACTCAGCCTTTAATTGATCCAATCATAACGCCTTTTACAAAATACTTCTGTATAAATGGATAGATAAGAAGGACTGGAATCATACTCACTACAATCAAAGCATATTTGATGACTGCCGCAGCCTTTGCGATCAAAGTCTGGAGCTCAGGGTCATCAACTGTAGAAGGATCGATCCTACTTGCCATCAGAATCTCACGTAAAAAGATGGTCAACGGATAAAGTTCTTTTTTATTCAGATAGATC
Proteins encoded:
- a CDS encoding HAD family hydrolase; this translates as MVKPEIILFDYGQTLLSEHHRDHLIGFEALMSKAVKNPKKVTAKQVFEFAKDFRENIDTLGGERLPFLELEIHNHFFIKYISEYFGLEFNFSPNEMEQFYWDTIAPAELTLHIKELLDYLYESNIRTAVISNLSYSIETLSKRINRYLPQNHFEFLITSSEYIYRKPHPRIFELALAKADVKASMAWYCGDNAYCDVTGASKSGLFPVWYTGAANYKQDKPSIDHLKINDWKQLIYILKKL
- a CDS encoding carbohydrate ABC transporter permease, which codes for MIRGYVISIFITVVGTLLAIVITGSAAYTMANKNVKYRNALAMFFFIPMVFSSGIVPWYLICTTLHLRNNIWSLLVPNLLFNPFNLFLTRNFISGIPDSMRESATIDGANDIIIAFKIYFPLCVPVLATIGLFYGLGYWNDWWNAIMLVDNKNLYPVQYLLLQLKSQISMLRDLQFLSGTGSVTPPSESLKMATAIVTIGPIVLLYPFLQRYYVKGLIIGSVKG
- a CDS encoding extracellular solute-binding protein, yielding MKKRFFAMLLSAVFLCLIISGCTGNNSSKEKTQSTGSNAVTCKYVVPGDAPTDYSKVIKMINDKMAKDGVGVKLSIQYIPWDSWDQKINIMLSTGEEFDMFSVMNDRVTLSNYASRNALADITKAMKQFGGNILKNTPDSAIKNGQVKGTQYGIPAYWFESATSPEITIRLDILKKYGINTVPTTFEELTSDYVKIMKEWKGNGKPYIPILGSDSVDFGPCAKTYDTWPYTIYEKMVYVNQDGTIKNFFETEEFKKDCANAREWYKSGLINPDVLSFTSDQLNNQLNSGDWFVHFGTYGSSIDNIKKNYPDITVDDFKMLDFAPNKQFLRPYGTRNMQAIPVSSKHPEAGVKVVNWIYANQDNYDLFLYGREGTDYKKVGERSREDIVNSATNTPLYSFADWMIGNLNFERTATGTPKATNELLYSKRTNITDGIASSFTFDASSVQTQITDVNTQIKAVIAPIACGVKDYDSNIKNALDLLKKAGIDDVINAYKSQFEAYKKDIDKK
- a CDS encoding class I SAM-dependent methyltransferase — protein: MLDNKGFDLWAGGYDKSVGLCDEANNYPFAGYKNILNAVYNAVLNQREASVLDIGFGTGTLTKELYEQGCQIVGVDFSHEMIRIAREKMPNATLIQADFSKGLPVEISSACFDFILATYSLHHLPDAEKVLLIESLFKRLHANGKILIGDVAFENRLLLNSCKEACGEGWDEDEFYFVYDELKEHFKNKITFKKFSFCAGILTITR
- a CDS encoding glycoside hydrolase family 130 protein, yielding MICREKENPVIRKENIPAYCDNAKVIGTFNAGAATMGEETVLVVRVAEKAIQREGGITALIFDESTKKIVPRFFPFGQISDTNDQRSFYVGEKQYLTSISHLQVARSKDGVHFKIDNYPFMIPENEYEAFGIEDARISYIGGHYYITYSATSCRGTVVGLAMTDDFSSVKRVGILFQPDNKDTVLFNDKINGKYYALHRPSSSAFAKPGMWLAESPDLRCFGMHRFVAGVRPGKWDCARIGAGAPPFMTEKGWVEFYHGATEQNRYCMGVMLLDKNQPWKVLARSEYPLIEPEYPYELDGFFGNVIFGCGATLKNGFVNLYYGASDESVAMVSMTVQDIYHHLDV
- a CDS encoding ABC transporter permease subunit, producing the protein MEKAKSNKKKYGLLKDIAKNKFSYIIALPAMIYVFIFSYCSYPYMLVAFQKFRYNKSNILDIIFNGKWVGFKNFEFFFKSKYAFSVTFNTIYLNLLFIITGTIAAVLIALGLNELRCKWFIKTTQSVMLFPNYLSWVVVSYILFSLFSTQYGLVNKGLKLFGMNAINWYTEPKAWPTILVLMRIWKGAGMNAIIYLAAITGIDSGIYEAAAIDGANRFQQMTKITIPLLMPTIIIMTLLAIGKIIFGDFGMIYALVGDNGTLYSTTDIIDTYLFRALRQVGDPAQAMAIGLFQSAIGFVMVYGSNYVARKFYPDGALY
- a CDS encoding XRE family transcriptional regulator, translated to MNDFLGNKANCGRQIAFGVMLCILSPVVLILLSAVSGEGIAVTESVAYGVGIIALLLMVSGAVTIFIINSAKMKRFEYLQNSNFELEYGLSGIIREKRVAFEITYVRNTAIGVVLCILGAVPLIVTGIFEASDMTLSFFVALLLAVVSVAVYLLITAGTIKDSYDQLLREGEFEPKEQEHAKKVSKFAGIYWPIIVAVYLGWSFYTNNWEFTWVVWPIAALIFAGVSSVLHVFKR
- a CDS encoding LacI family DNA-binding transcriptional regulator, producing the protein MDSKVTMQDIADMLDITKVSVSKAINNQPGISDNLREQILTTAKKMGYHKTNNREKSTSYNFAWICPKRFFLEDETFYTTIYYYINKRLMEKDHTISCFVINDKEESENKLPLQFSQESFDGIFIAGEFERSYLKKLEMIDCAKIAIDFYLPDMNIDSIVTDNFYTGFEATNYLIRKGHMKIGFVGNINNTSSICDRYFGYLKALMLNDLPVRNDWRIVNNDPVTGAYTLDFSLPKELPTSFVCHCDKAAFILMQKLHIEGYKVPEDVSVISFDNTSICELTIPKLTSIDINRKQIALQSIDQMLRRLEHTDSSPRKIYLGGHLVERDSITSPRKEQLIP